The following are encoded in a window of Saccharothrix longispora genomic DNA:
- the ptsP gene encoding phosphoenolpyruvate--protein phosphotransferase: protein MAEVSDQPVGSRELTGNPASPGQAVGVVARPAAAPELPAEVPAPGPARDEVDAAAAALGSVVADLTERAAGLTGEARDILDTQIAMADDPALVDGIRAAVDRGRPAAWAVHDAFAVHLEALAALGGYLAERTGDLADLRDRAVAVLLGVPTPGIPVRDEPFVLVGVDLAPADTVTLDPAKVLAIVTSKGGPTSHTAILARSLGIPAVVGCADADSLADGDRVVVDGTRGVVVTSPDDDAADRVARAAAEREASLARYSGPGATADGHQVKLLLNVGGATDGDVDAEGVGLFRTEFLFLDRADAPSREEQRRAYGEVFRLFGDRPVVVRTLDAGADKPLPFANADDEPNPALGVRGYRVSWRKPDLLADQLAAIADAAAEHGTDVRVMAPMIATAAEARDFVALARSAGLGNVGVMIEIPAAALRAADILAEVDFVSLGTNDLSQYAFGADRVLGELGALLDPWQPALLDLVAVVAEAGRAAGKPVGVCGEAAGDPGLAPVLVGLGVTSLSMSAPAVPAVRAALRERTLDDCTDLAERVRRAPDPAAARSHALG from the coding sequence GTGGCTGAGGTCTCGGACCAGCCGGTCGGGTCCAGGGAGCTGACCGGCAACCCGGCCAGTCCCGGTCAGGCGGTGGGCGTGGTGGCCAGGCCGGCCGCCGCGCCGGAGCTGCCCGCCGAGGTGCCCGCGCCGGGACCGGCGCGGGACGAGGTGGATGCCGCCGCGGCCGCGCTCGGCTCGGTGGTCGCGGACCTCACCGAGCGGGCCGCCGGCCTGACCGGCGAGGCCCGCGACATCCTCGACACCCAGATCGCCATGGCGGACGACCCCGCCCTGGTCGACGGCATCCGCGCCGCCGTCGACCGGGGGCGCCCGGCGGCCTGGGCCGTGCACGACGCGTTCGCCGTCCACCTGGAGGCGCTGGCCGCGCTCGGCGGGTACCTCGCCGAGCGGACCGGCGACCTCGCCGACCTGCGGGACCGGGCCGTCGCGGTGCTGCTGGGCGTGCCGACGCCCGGCATCCCCGTCCGCGACGAGCCGTTCGTGCTGGTGGGCGTCGACCTCGCGCCCGCCGACACGGTCACCCTCGACCCGGCCAAGGTGCTGGCGATCGTCACGTCCAAGGGCGGGCCGACCAGCCACACCGCCATCCTCGCCCGCTCCCTCGGCATCCCGGCCGTGGTCGGGTGCGCCGACGCCGACTCGCTCGCCGACGGCGACCGGGTCGTCGTGGACGGCACCCGCGGCGTCGTGGTCACGTCCCCCGACGACGACGCCGCCGACCGGGTCGCCCGGGCCGCCGCCGAGCGCGAGGCCTCCCTGGCCCGCTACAGCGGCCCAGGGGCCACCGCCGACGGCCACCAGGTCAAGTTGCTGCTCAACGTGGGCGGCGCGACCGACGGCGACGTGGACGCCGAGGGCGTCGGCCTGTTCCGCACCGAGTTCCTGTTCCTCGACCGCGCCGACGCGCCCTCCCGCGAGGAGCAGCGCCGCGCGTACGGCGAGGTGTTCCGGCTCTTCGGCGACCGACCGGTGGTCGTGCGCACGCTCGACGCCGGCGCGGACAAGCCGCTGCCGTTCGCCAACGCCGACGACGAGCCCAACCCGGCGCTCGGGGTGCGCGGCTACCGCGTGTCGTGGCGCAAGCCGGACCTGCTGGCCGACCAGCTGGCCGCCATCGCCGACGCCGCCGCCGAGCACGGCACCGACGTGCGCGTGATGGCCCCCATGATCGCGACCGCCGCCGAGGCGCGGGACTTCGTCGCGCTGGCGCGGTCGGCCGGCCTCGGCAACGTCGGCGTGATGATCGAGATCCCGGCCGCCGCGCTGCGCGCCGCCGACATCCTCGCCGAGGTCGACTTCGTCAGCCTCGGCACCAACGACCTGTCCCAGTACGCGTTCGGCGCCGACCGGGTGCTCGGCGAGCTGGGCGCCCTGCTCGACCCGTGGCAGCCCGCGCTGCTCGACCTGGTGGCCGTGGTGGCCGAGGCCGGTCGTGCGGCGGGCAAGCCGGTTGGCGTCTGCGGTGAGGCCGCCGGCGACCCGGGCCTGGCGCCCGTGCTCGTGGGCCTCGGCGTGACCAGCCTGTCCATGTCCGCGCCCGCCGTGCCCGCCGTCCGGGCCGCGCTGCGCGAGCGGACCCTGGACGACTGCACCGACCTGGCCGAGCGCGTCCGCCGCGCTCCCGACCCCGCCGCCGCGCGCTCCCACGCGCTCGGCTGA
- a CDS encoding DUF5988 family protein translates to MQQNRKALLIGGPRTIDGEVVELTEGVDVKVRVPHASGHEHFTRSEESRLVDGEHLPVFTWSYRTKIAE, encoded by the coding sequence GTGCAGCAGAACAGGAAGGCGTTGCTGATCGGCGGCCCCAGGACGATCGACGGCGAGGTCGTGGAGCTGACCGAGGGCGTCGACGTGAAGGTCCGCGTCCCCCACGCCTCGGGGCACGAGCACTTCACGCGCAGCGAGGAGAGCAGGCTGGTCGACGGTGAGCACCTGCCGGTGTTCACCTGGTCCTACCGGACGAAGATCGCGGAATGA
- a CDS encoding zinc-dependent dehydrogenase yields the protein MKVARFYAPGDIRIEDMPEPTAGPGELKLRVRNTSTCGTDLKIFRHGHHHIDPPRVIGHEIAGEVVEVGSEVNGWAAGDRVQVIAAIPCGECPECLRGWMTICPNQLSMGYHFEGGFAEYMIVPANVLKVDGVNRIPDGVSYAEASVAEPLACVLNGQELARVGDGDTVVVVGAGPIGCLHVRLARARGAENVHLVELNRGRLDMAAELVKPDAAICAAEVDPIQAVLDLTGGRGADVVITASAAGKTQEDALKMVARRGRISFFGGLPKDNPIIACDSNLVHYRELTIVGANGSSPDHNKKALELIATGAVPVADLITHHLPLEKVLEAIDVVAGGTAIKVTIEPVAG from the coding sequence GTGAAGGTGGCCCGGTTCTACGCGCCCGGCGACATCCGCATCGAGGACATGCCCGAGCCCACCGCGGGCCCCGGCGAGCTGAAGCTGCGGGTGCGCAACACCTCGACGTGCGGGACGGACCTCAAGATCTTCCGGCACGGGCACCACCACATCGACCCGCCGCGCGTGATCGGTCACGAGATCGCGGGCGAGGTCGTGGAGGTGGGCTCGGAGGTGAACGGCTGGGCCGCGGGGGACCGGGTCCAGGTCATCGCCGCTATCCCGTGCGGGGAGTGCCCCGAGTGCCTGCGCGGGTGGATGACCATCTGCCCCAACCAGCTCTCGATGGGCTACCACTTCGAGGGCGGCTTCGCCGAGTACATGATCGTCCCGGCGAACGTCCTCAAGGTGGACGGCGTCAACCGCATTCCGGACGGCGTGAGCTACGCGGAGGCGTCGGTGGCCGAGCCGCTGGCGTGCGTGCTCAACGGCCAGGAGCTGGCCCGGGTCGGCGACGGCGACACGGTCGTGGTCGTCGGCGCCGGCCCGATCGGCTGCCTGCACGTGCGGCTGGCCCGCGCCCGCGGCGCGGAGAACGTCCACCTGGTGGAGCTCAACCGCGGCCGGCTCGACATGGCCGCCGAGCTGGTCAAGCCGGACGCGGCGATCTGCGCGGCCGAGGTCGACCCGATCCAGGCGGTGCTGGACCTCACCGGCGGGCGCGGCGCGGACGTCGTCATCACCGCGTCGGCCGCGGGCAAGACGCAGGAGGACGCGCTGAAGATGGTCGCGCGCCGCGGCCGGATCAGCTTCTTCGGCGGCCTGCCGAAGGACAACCCGATCATCGCGTGCGACTCGAACCTCGTGCACTACCGCGAGCTGACGATCGTGGGCGCGAACGGGTCCAGCCCGGACCACAACAAGAAGGCGCTGGAGCTGATCGCGACGGGCGCCGTGCCGGTGGCCGACCTGATCACGCACCACCTGCCGCTGGAGAAGGTGCTGGAGGCCATCGACGTGGTCGCCGGTGGCACCGCCATCAAGGTGACGATCGAGCCCGTCGCGGGCTGA
- a CDS encoding O-methyltransferase translates to MANQVVVTRELDDYIRATSLREDDVLRGLREETALLPAGSAMQVTPEEGQLLHLLAGLVGAGTVLEVGTFTGYATLCLARAVGPGGRVVTCDITGRWPDVGRPYWERAGVADRIDLRVGPAERTLAALAEEHGTGWVDLVFVDADKVGVGAYFDAAVDLVRDGGLVVVDNTLFFGRVVDPTAQDADTVAIREFNASLLTDPRVDISMLPAADGITLARRRPR, encoded by the coding sequence ATGGCGAACCAAGTTGTGGTGACGAGGGAACTGGACGACTACATCCGCGCCACCTCCCTGCGGGAGGACGACGTGCTGCGCGGACTGCGGGAGGAGACGGCCCTCCTGCCCGCCGGGTCCGCGATGCAGGTGACCCCCGAGGAGGGGCAGCTGCTGCACCTGCTCGCGGGGCTGGTCGGCGCGGGCACCGTGCTGGAGGTGGGCACGTTCACCGGGTACGCGACGCTGTGCCTGGCGCGGGCGGTGGGTCCGGGCGGGCGGGTCGTCACGTGCGACATCACCGGGCGGTGGCCCGACGTGGGGCGGCCCTACTGGGAGCGCGCGGGCGTGGCGGACCGGATCGACCTGCGGGTGGGGCCGGCCGAGCGGACCCTGGCGGCGCTGGCCGAGGAGCACGGGACGGGGTGGGTGGACCTGGTGTTCGTCGACGCCGACAAGGTCGGCGTCGGCGCGTACTTCGACGCGGCGGTGGACCTGGTGCGCGACGGCGGGCTCGTCGTCGTCGACAACACGCTGTTCTTCGGCCGCGTGGTGGACCCGACCGCCCAGGACGCCGACACGGTGGCCATCCGGGAGTTCAACGCCTCCCTGCTCACCGACCCGCGGGTGGACATCTCGATGCTCCCCGCCGCCGACGGCATCACGCTGGCCCGCCGCCGGCCCCGCTGA
- a CDS encoding PTS sugar transporter subunit IIA translates to MAELLTAEGVRLGRTAADRAAAIDQVGATLLELGAVDPEYLTAMHEREASVSTFIGEGVAIPHGTDASRVHVRRSSLAVLQFPEGVNWGGEDVRLCVGIAAKGTEQVGILSALAHVLMDPERAAELRQAPDADTVLRILRTVDTEKDEETTQ, encoded by the coding sequence TTGGCTGAGCTGCTGACCGCGGAGGGGGTCCGGCTCGGCCGGACCGCCGCCGACCGCGCCGCGGCGATCGACCAGGTCGGGGCCACGCTGCTGGAGCTCGGCGCGGTCGATCCCGAGTACCTGACCGCCATGCACGAGCGCGAAGCCTCGGTCTCGACCTTCATCGGCGAGGGCGTGGCCATCCCCCACGGCACGGACGCCTCGCGGGTCCACGTCCGCCGGTCCTCGCTGGCGGTGCTCCAGTTCCCCGAAGGGGTGAACTGGGGCGGCGAGGACGTGCGGTTGTGCGTCGGCATCGCGGCGAAGGGCACCGAGCAGGTCGGCATCCTGTCCGCCCTGGCCCACGTGCTCATGGACCCCGAACGGGCGGCGGAGCTGCGCCAGGCCCCCGACGCCGACACCGTCCTGCGCATCCTGCGGACGGTGGACACCGAGAAGGACGAGGAGACAACGCAGTGA
- a CDS encoding helix-turn-helix transcriptional regulator — MSTDMADIAIQDVYETFPAWPSDGGRPDSGRGVYRSFFERSGMCVAHLNRSLRILEANADFYRQFGRGPAELSDREFCDLLHPSVRERLGQQLSRLADGQRPRFADRVVALRPGDSALSGELTGFAVHGEAGRVDSVMVLVRPEKSPDDGHLVSGKAKLLTAMDARILEGVAAGVSTVQLAATLYLSRGGVEYHVSTLLRKLKVKNRPALVSKAYSMGIFGVGSWPPRVLPEYVK; from the coding sequence ATGAGCACGGATATGGCCGACATCGCGATCCAGGACGTGTACGAGACGTTTCCGGCATGGCCCTCGGACGGCGGTCGACCCGACAGCGGTCGTGGGGTCTACCGGTCCTTCTTCGAGCGCTCCGGGATGTGCGTGGCCCACTTGAACCGCTCGCTGCGCATCCTGGAGGCCAACGCGGACTTCTACCGGCAGTTCGGGCGTGGCCCGGCGGAGCTGTCCGACCGGGAGTTCTGCGACCTGCTGCACCCGAGCGTCCGCGAGCGGCTGGGGCAGCAGCTGTCCCGACTGGCGGACGGTCAGCGCCCGCGCTTCGCCGACCGGGTCGTGGCCCTGCGTCCCGGCGACAGCGCCCTCTCGGGGGAGCTGACCGGGTTCGCCGTGCACGGTGAGGCGGGCCGGGTCGACAGCGTCATGGTGCTGGTGCGCCCGGAGAAGTCGCCGGACGACGGTCACCTGGTGTCCGGCAAGGCCAAGCTGCTGACCGCCATGGACGCCCGAATCCTGGAGGGTGTGGCGGCCGGTGTGTCGACGGTGCAGCTCGCCGCGACGCTGTACCTCAGCCGGGGCGGGGTCGAGTACCACGTCTCGACGCTGCTGCGGAAGCTCAAGGTCAAGAACCGCCCGGCCCTGGTCTCCAAGGCCTACTCCATGGGCATCTTCGGCGTCGGCTCGTGGCCACCCCGGGTGCTCCCCGAGTACGTCAAGTAG
- the pfkB gene encoding 1-phosphofructokinase produces MFLTVTANPSVDRTVEVDRLTRGGLHRASGVHVQPGGKGINVARALVRNGCKARAVVPAGGAEGDQLIRLLTEYSIEVVRVAALGPVRSNITVVEPDATVTKLNEAGARLSGPELEAFCDAVLAHMSGVDWVVAAGSLPPGVPAEFYADLIKRLAPTGAKVAVDTSGAALLAAVEAGPTLVKPNLEELAEAVDRPLRTLREVVDAAGELRSLGAEAVLASLGGQGAVLVDGEGSWHAEARAEARSSVGAGDALLAGFLSAGGIGPSALATGVAWGAAAVSLPGSTMPGPEDVRAHRVVVHPDIEWDRRIDE; encoded by the coding sequence GTGTTCTTGACCGTGACGGCCAATCCGAGCGTGGACCGCACAGTCGAGGTCGACCGGCTGACCAGGGGTGGGCTGCACCGCGCGTCCGGGGTGCACGTGCAGCCCGGCGGCAAGGGGATCAACGTCGCCCGCGCCCTGGTGCGCAACGGCTGCAAGGCCCGTGCCGTGGTGCCGGCCGGTGGCGCGGAGGGCGACCAGCTCATCCGCCTGCTCACCGAGTACAGCATCGAGGTCGTGCGGGTCGCCGCACTCGGCCCGGTGCGCAGCAACATCACCGTCGTCGAACCCGACGCCACGGTGACCAAGCTGAACGAGGCCGGAGCCCGGCTGAGCGGCCCCGAGCTGGAGGCGTTCTGCGACGCGGTGCTGGCCCACATGTCCGGAGTGGACTGGGTGGTCGCCGCCGGGAGCCTCCCGCCGGGGGTGCCGGCCGAGTTCTACGCCGATCTGATCAAGCGCCTCGCGCCCACCGGCGCGAAGGTCGCGGTGGACACCAGCGGCGCCGCGCTGCTGGCCGCGGTGGAGGCCGGACCGACCCTGGTCAAGCCCAACCTGGAGGAGTTGGCCGAGGCGGTCGACCGTCCACTGCGGACGCTGCGGGAGGTCGTCGACGCGGCCGGGGAACTGCGTTCCCTGGGCGCCGAAGCGGTGTTGGCCAGTCTCGGCGGGCAAGGCGCCGTGCTGGTCGACGGCGAGGGCTCCTGGCACGCCGAGGCACGGGCCGAAGCCCGCAGCTCGGTCGGCGCCGGGGACGCGCTGCTCGCCGGGTTCCTCTCCGCAGGGGGAATTGGCCCTTCCGCACTGGCCACGGGCGTCGCATGGGGAGCGGCGGCCGTTTCGTTGCCCGGCAGCACCATGCCGGGCCCGGAAGACGTGCGCGCACACCGGGTGGTGGTGCACCCGGACATCGAGTGGGATCGCCGGATCGACGAGTGA
- a CDS encoding FAD-binding oxidoreductase encodes MPDLVAPGDPRYDLSRSQFTGRPREVLPRLVARCAGPDDVRGALALARSRGWPFAVRGGGHGNAGHSATSGLLIDLAPADAVAPARDRVTIGAGVRVGRLAEALAPLGRLVPLGSCPSVGVVGAALGGGFGSHGRLHGLTCDALVSAEVVLASGELVVASADEHPDLFWALRGAGGGNFGVVTTAVFRTAPARPRTHLRVTFDFAHAARLVHWWQRRAPDAPDDVSVELVLLVPDHPDEEPTALLVGAAPEVGDLLDGLPDPVGAEVVALSSTDAALLHATPYSAVARDPVDIPLVSDRPGMSTAKTGFFDRPLPDDEVAALLAHLTAGRRFGELRELAFTPWRGAYGRVAPDATAFAHRSPAFLLKHTVLVGPNGAERRGDEVLRWLADAWSLVHPDGTGPVYPNFPDPALADWLTAYYGTGVDRLRAVKARYDPEGVFTFAQSIPPARAGRTRQGLARREPRDPPGTA; translated from the coding sequence ATGCCTGACCTGGTCGCGCCGGGCGATCCCCGCTACGACCTGTCGCGCAGCCAGTTCACCGGCCGGCCGCGCGAGGTGCTGCCGCGCCTGGTGGCCCGCTGCGCCGGGCCGGACGACGTGCGGGGGGCGCTGGCGCTGGCCCGGTCGCGCGGGTGGCCGTTCGCGGTGCGCGGCGGCGGGCACGGCAACGCCGGGCACTCCGCCACGTCCGGGCTGCTGATCGACCTCGCGCCGGCCGACGCGGTCGCGCCGGCCCGCGACCGGGTGACGATCGGGGCGGGCGTGCGCGTCGGCCGGTTGGCGGAGGCGCTCGCGCCGCTGGGCCGGCTGGTGCCGCTCGGGTCGTGCCCGTCGGTCGGCGTGGTCGGCGCGGCGCTGGGCGGCGGGTTCGGCAGCCACGGCCGGCTGCACGGGCTGACCTGCGACGCGCTGGTGTCGGCCGAGGTGGTGCTCGCCTCCGGCGAGCTGGTCGTGGCCTCCGCCGACGAGCACCCCGACCTGTTCTGGGCGCTGCGCGGCGCGGGCGGCGGGAACTTCGGCGTCGTGACGACGGCGGTGTTCCGGACCGCGCCCGCCCGACCCCGGACGCACCTGCGGGTGACGTTCGACTTCGCGCACGCGGCCCGCCTGGTCCACTGGTGGCAGCGCCGGGCGCCGGACGCGCCCGACGACGTGTCGGTGGAGCTGGTGCTGCTGGTCCCCGACCACCCGGACGAGGAGCCGACGGCGCTGCTGGTCGGCGCCGCGCCCGAGGTGGGCGACCTGCTCGACGGGCTGCCGGACCCCGTGGGCGCCGAGGTCGTCGCGCTGTCCTCGACCGACGCCGCGCTGCTGCACGCCACGCCGTACTCGGCGGTGGCGCGGGACCCGGTGGACATCCCGCTGGTGTCGGACCGGCCGGGCATGTCGACGGCGAAGACCGGGTTCTTCGACCGGCCGCTGCCCGACGACGAGGTGGCCGCGCTGCTCGCCCACCTCACCGCCGGCCGCCGGTTCGGCGAGCTGCGCGAGCTGGCGTTCACGCCGTGGCGCGGCGCGTACGGCCGGGTCGCGCCGGACGCCACCGCGTTCGCGCACCGCTCCCCCGCCTTCCTGCTCAAGCACACGGTGCTGGTCGGGCCGAACGGCGCGGAGCGGCGCGGTGACGAGGTGCTGCGGTGGCTGGCCGACGCGTGGTCCCTCGTCCACCCCGACGGCACGGGACCGGTGTACCCGAACTTCCCCGACCCGGCCCTGGCGGACTGGCTCACCGCGTACTACGGGACGGGCGTCGACCGGCTGCGCGCGGTGAAGGCGCGGTACGACCCGGAGGGGGTCTTCACCTTCGCGCAGTCGATCCCGCCGGCTCGGGCGGGGAGGACCCGGCAGGGACTCGCGCGGCGGGAACCGCGGGACCCGCCCGGCACGGCCTAG
- a CDS encoding PTS lactose transporter subunit IIB: protein MSIQGKDITKVVIACDAGMGSSVMVASQMAKRLKPYKVAVQHSPVNEIPADAQVVLCQQGLVPRAQKNSSGALVIGFQNFMGDPVFDRVEAAIRDGGELG, encoded by the coding sequence ATGAGCATCCAGGGCAAGGACATCACCAAGGTGGTCATCGCCTGCGACGCGGGCATGGGCAGCAGCGTCATGGTGGCGTCGCAGATGGCCAAGCGGCTCAAGCCGTACAAGGTGGCCGTGCAGCACAGCCCGGTCAACGAGATCCCGGCCGACGCGCAGGTCGTGCTGTGCCAGCAGGGCCTGGTGCCCCGGGCGCAGAAGAACTCGTCGGGCGCGCTCGTCATCGGCTTCCAGAACTTCATGGGCGACCCGGTGTTCGACCGCGTGGAAGCCGCCATCCGGGACGGTGGGGAGCTTGGCTGA
- the mtlA gene encoding mannitol-specific PTS transporter subunit IIC: MTSNDTQAPEDTQSRGQRARVGIQRFGGHLAAMVMPNIGAFIAWGLITAMFIPTGWIPNETIGELVGPMITFLLPTLIGYTGGRLVHGQRGAVVGAIATFGVIVGADIPMFLGAMIVGPLGGFLIKLWDEKVGVNVAPGFKMLVDNFSAGIIGGALAVGSLFSIGPVVEGITKALGNGVQWLLDVGVLPLVSVIVEPAKILFLNNAINHGVLSPLGVAEALENGKAIHFLIESNPGPGLGVLAALSVFGPRAARATAPGAIVIQFLGGIHEIYFPYILANPKLLLSVITGGAAGVLTFSIFDAGLVATPSPGSIIALMAVTPKGGHFGVIAGVLAAAVVAFVVAAALMKFGRDARREERDQQIANGGAVAA, translated from the coding sequence ATGACGAGCAACGACACCCAGGCCCCTGAAGACACCCAATCCCGCGGCCAGCGCGCGCGGGTAGGCATCCAGCGCTTCGGTGGACACCTCGCCGCCATGGTCATGCCCAACATCGGCGCGTTCATCGCGTGGGGCCTGATCACCGCGATGTTCATCCCCACGGGGTGGATTCCCAACGAGACGATCGGCGAACTCGTCGGTCCGATGATCACGTTCCTGCTGCCGACCCTCATCGGGTACACCGGCGGCCGGCTGGTCCACGGCCAGCGCGGCGCGGTGGTCGGTGCGATCGCCACCTTCGGCGTGATCGTCGGCGCGGACATCCCCATGTTCCTCGGCGCGATGATCGTCGGCCCCCTCGGCGGCTTCCTGATCAAGCTCTGGGACGAGAAGGTCGGCGTGAACGTCGCGCCGGGCTTCAAGATGCTCGTCGACAACTTCAGCGCCGGCATCATCGGCGGCGCGCTCGCGGTCGGCAGCCTGTTCTCCATCGGCCCGGTCGTCGAGGGCATCACCAAGGCGCTCGGCAACGGCGTGCAGTGGCTCCTCGACGTCGGCGTGCTGCCCCTGGTGTCGGTGATCGTCGAACCCGCCAAGATCCTGTTCCTCAACAACGCCATCAACCACGGCGTGCTGAGCCCCCTGGGCGTGGCCGAGGCGCTGGAGAACGGCAAGGCGATCCACTTCCTCATCGAGTCCAACCCCGGCCCGGGCCTGGGCGTGCTCGCCGCGCTGAGCGTGTTCGGCCCCCGTGCGGCCCGCGCCACCGCCCCCGGCGCGATCGTCATCCAGTTCCTCGGCGGCATCCACGAGATCTACTTCCCGTACATCCTGGCGAACCCGAAGCTGCTGCTCTCGGTCATCACGGGTGGCGCGGCCGGCGTGCTCACGTTCAGCATCTTCGACGCGGGTCTCGTCGCGACGCCGTCGCCTGGCAGCATCATCGCCCTGATGGCCGTGACGCCGAAGGGTGGGCACTTCGGCGTCATCGCGGGTGTGCTGGCCGCGGCGGTCGTGGCGTTCGTGGTGGCCGCGGCGCTGATGAAGTTCGGCCGGGACGCCCGTCGCGAGGAGCGGGACCAGCAGATCGCCAACGGTGGCGCGGTCGCGGCCTGA
- a CDS encoding magnesium transporter CorA family protein → MTDTRLYRNGVLEAEGFPVEEVADRLADDVTVWVDLCGPSRSELAGLAHELGLHELAVEDAMQEHERPKCHIYDTHAFLTTYAVRLDQASGRLKTCEVDAFVTPKALVTVRADDHFDIRAVTDRWDGSAHLAGSGVGFLVHGLLDVVVDGHFDAVQALDEHIEELEDLVFSEQPSNRDVQKRALAMRRSLVTLRRVVLPMREVVNTLVRRDQAVVDATMAPYYQDVYDHVLRASEWTESLRDLVATIRDTQLNIQGNRLNLVMKKVTGWAAIIAIPTAVTGFYGQNVPYPGYDQPWGFWVSTTVMVVLSVGLYASFKRRDWL, encoded by the coding sequence GTGACCGACACACGCCTGTACCGCAACGGCGTCCTGGAGGCCGAGGGGTTCCCCGTCGAGGAGGTCGCCGACCGGCTCGCCGACGACGTCACCGTGTGGGTGGACCTGTGCGGCCCGTCGCGCTCGGAGCTGGCCGGCCTCGCCCACGAGCTGGGGCTGCACGAGCTGGCCGTCGAGGACGCCATGCAGGAGCACGAGCGGCCCAAGTGCCACATCTACGACACGCACGCGTTCCTCACCACCTACGCCGTGCGCCTGGACCAGGCCTCCGGCCGCCTCAAGACCTGCGAGGTCGACGCGTTCGTCACGCCCAAGGCGCTGGTCACCGTCCGCGCCGACGACCACTTCGACATCAGGGCCGTCACCGACCGCTGGGACGGTTCGGCGCACCTGGCGGGCAGCGGCGTCGGCTTCCTCGTGCACGGTCTGCTGGACGTCGTGGTGGACGGCCACTTCGACGCCGTGCAGGCCCTGGACGAGCACATCGAGGAGCTGGAGGACCTGGTGTTCTCCGAGCAGCCGAGCAACCGCGACGTGCAGAAGCGGGCCCTGGCGATGCGCCGCTCCCTGGTGACGCTGCGCCGCGTCGTGCTGCCGATGCGCGAGGTGGTGAACACCCTCGTGCGGCGCGACCAGGCCGTCGTGGACGCCACCATGGCCCCGTACTACCAGGACGTGTACGACCACGTGCTGCGCGCCTCGGAGTGGACCGAGTCGCTGCGCGACCTGGTGGCGACCATCCGCGACACCCAGCTCAACATCCAGGGCAACCGGCTGAACCTGGTGATGAAGAAGGTGACGGGGTGGGCCGCGATCATCGCCATCCCCACCGCCGTCACCGGCTTCTACGGGCAGAACGTCCCCTACCCGGGCTACGACCAGCCGTGGGGCTTCTGGGTGTCGACCACCGTGATGGTGGTGCTCTCGGTGGGGCTGTACGCGTCGTTCAAGCGGCGGGACTGGCTGTAG
- a CDS encoding HPr family phosphocarrier protein, with protein MTVPSRPPSRGPTPERVPRDPREACLWYERRFGWRAVAGPAGVRLVLAGGTVGFLVPADLAAVVLARFDAVGVPAPAVVRPDGRVVLLADANDRWWSQGDVPAGVVFLRAPTEVPLPPTPVCGGRLRWARPIEAGERWLPVAEGVLSVIRSALEPARRPAAPWPARGVELSTGRFPRPVRRERLGRPFPHREEEAELPSTRVTIGSPVGLHARPAKLLVEAARKQGGKVRIGRSEDALVDAASILAVMSLGVKGGEEVVLTVEGDQADTALAELSELLSTDLDAAPAAGG; from the coding sequence GTGACCGTCCCGTCCCGGCCGCCGTCCCGCGGCCCGACGCCGGAGCGGGTGCCGCGCGACCCGCGCGAGGCGTGCCTCTGGTACGAGCGCCGCTTCGGCTGGCGCGCGGTGGCCGGCCCCGCCGGGGTCAGGCTGGTGCTGGCGGGCGGCACGGTGGGCTTCCTCGTGCCCGCGGACCTCGCCGCCGTCGTGCTCGCCCGCTTCGACGCGGTCGGCGTGCCCGCGCCCGCCGTCGTGCGGCCGGACGGGCGCGTGGTCCTCCTGGCCGACGCCAACGACCGCTGGTGGAGCCAGGGCGACGTGCCCGCGGGCGTGGTGTTCCTGCGCGCGCCGACCGAGGTGCCGCTGCCACCCACGCCCGTGTGCGGCGGCCGGCTGCGCTGGGCGCGCCCGATCGAGGCGGGGGAGCGCTGGCTGCCCGTCGCCGAGGGCGTGCTGTCCGTCATCCGCTCCGCGCTGGAGCCCGCGCGCCGGCCCGCCGCGCCCTGGCCCGCGCGCGGCGTCGAGTTGTCGACCGGCCGGTTCCCCCGGCCGGTCCGGCGGGAACGGCTCGGACGCCCGTTCCCGCACCGTGAGGAGGAGGCAGAGTTGCCCAGTACACGAGTCACCATCGGTTCGCCGGTCGGTCTGCACGCCCGACCGGCCAAGCTCCTGGTCGAGGCCGCGCGCAAGCAGGGCGGCAAGGTCCGCATCGGCCGCAGCGAGGACGCCCTGGTCGACGCGGCCAGCATCCTCGCGGTCATGTCGCTGGGCGTGAAGGGCGGCGAGGAGGTCGTGCTCACCGTCGAGGGCGACCAGGCGGACACCGCGCTGGCCGAGCTGTCCGAGCTGCTGTCGACCGACCTGGACGCGGCTCCCGCGGCCGGCGGCTGA